The window TGAAACAGTCAACGGTATGATCTGCACGTTTGTGGATTTCTTTTACCAAACTCATTCGATCAACAGAATGTAAATAATCGATTCGATTGATGATTTCTTTAACTTTTCTACTTTGAACATTACCGATGAAATGCCAAATGGCTTCACTTTTTATCATTTCCTGTTTCCCAAACAGACCTTCGGGGCGATTTTCACCCAGATGATGAATCTGCGCATCTAGGACCGCAGATGCTCTAACTGCCGAAACTTCCTTCGTAACAGCAACGACCGTGATTTCAGATCTATTTCGCCCTGTTCGGTCACAAGCAGCTTGTATATCTTGTTCAATTTTTTGTATTCTTTGTTGGAGATCGGCCATTTTTATCACTACTTTTCATCAATCTTTCATTTCATTGTACCAACCTAACCAAAACATATCAATAATAAATCATTTTTCTGCCTCCTTTTTGCCTACAAGTACAATATCTTTACCGATTGTTGTAATCTCTGTAAGATTGACACGTTTCGTATCCTTGTTTTTTGCATCAAAAAAACTGTTCCTTTCCCCTCCGCCAACGTGTAAGGATTCTACTTTACCATTTACAATATCAATCGTCGCATCTTGGACAAATCCAAGGAATGAACCCTTGGTAACGTCTATAACTTCTTTTTTTTGTATTTCTGAAAACCTCATAAAATCCCTCCTTACAATGACTATATGCACATAAACGTAAGAAAAAACGCAATGCAGCTATCGCATTGCGTTACATTTATCATTTATGGTCCATCCCTTCCCGTATGGTTTGTACTGCGCTCTTCTCCAATCTTGAAATTTGTGCTTGTGAAATGCCTAGTTCCTTGGCGATTTCAGTTTGCGTTTGTCCCAAGTAAAATCGTTTTGAAAGAATGGATTGTTGCCTTTCGTCCATCGTAGATACTGTTTCCTTTACAGATACATACGTTAACCACCGTTCCTCAGAAACGGTTTTATCCTGTATCTGATCCATCATGAACACTGGATCTCCGCCATCACCATTCATCGGTTCATGCAGCGACATAGGATCTTGAATGGCATCAAGCGCAAACAGAATATCGTCGGCAGGTATGCCTGTCGCTTCTGACAAATCGGATATTCGCGGTTCCCTCTGATTATCATTAATGAACTGCTCTTTTGCTCTAATTGCCTTATATGCAATATCCCGAAGTGATCTTGACACCCGTATTGAGTGATGGTCACGCAGATGTCTTTTTATTTCCCCAATTATCATTGGGACTGCGTATGTTGAAAATCTTACATTATGTTTCAGATCAAAGTTATCAATCGACTTAAGCAAGCCGATACATCCGACTTGGAATAAGTCATCCGCTTGTTCCCCCCTATAGGCGAATCTTTGAACCAGACTAAGGACGAGTCGTAAATTGCCAATGACGAGTTCTTCCCGAGCTGCATGATCTCCGCTCTGCAACCTGATAAACGTTGCTTTCATCACGTCGTTTGTGAGTAATGGCAATTCGGACGTATCGATTCCACAAATTTCTACCCTTGTACGCACCATTCGCTTTTCCTCCACATTCTGTAGATGACTGTACGAGATAGTGTATCCGCAGTTGCCTAGAATATGCGGGGAATCGTATCGCCAATTTCAACCATTATGCAATTGGTTGATTTAAACTTTCACGTAATTCAAAAATGATTTTCTTTTCGAGGCGTGAAATATAAGATTGGGATATCCCAAGTAGTTCTGCCACTTCTTTTTGTGTCATTTCTACTTCTCCTGTCAAACCAAAACGGCATTCCATAATATAGCGTTCTCGTTCTTCAAGACTCATAATTGCCTCAATCATATGCTGACGCTCGATTTTCTTTTCAACGTCGTCAATGATAATGTGCTCATCAGTACCAAGAATATCCGACAACAGTAATTCATTACCATCCGCATCGGAATTAAGCGGCTCATCAAATGAAATTTCTGAACGTGTCTTATTTGTTTTACGGAGATGCATCAAAATTTCATTTTCAATACAGCGTGATGCATAAGTAGCTAATTTTATATTTTTGTCAATTTTGAATGTTTCAATTGCCTTTATAAGTCCAATAGCGCCGATGCTAATGAGATCTTCAATATGTGTATTTGTGTTATCAAAACGACGTGCAATGTAAACAACAAGACGAAGGTTTTTTTCAATCAGTCTATCGCGCGCATTCATATCGCCTTCCATAAAGGCTTTGATTGTTATAGCCTCTTCTTCCCGGGTCAACGGCTTTGGCAGGGATTCATGTCCTCCAATATAGTATGCGCCGTTTTTCCGTTTAAAAAAGCTGGTGATTATCGACATCCATTTTCTGATTTTATACAGCATAAGCAGTTCCCCTCTCCCCGTTTAATGACTCCATTGCGGATACATGCAAAATCGCTCCTGCGCCGTCAGGATAACGGCGGTCATTTTTTGTCACAACAATATAACCTGGTTGAAGCACATTGCCATCTTCTAAAACCCAACGATTGAATCTAAAGCCAACTGCCCAGGAATGTCCTTGTACCGTTACTAACCGAATGAGCCGAATTTGTTTGTGATAGCTGTCGGGAAATGCGGACATAGAAGGCGGACCGAGTGGATCCCAAGCAAGCATCGGTTTCATCAAATCTTCCGGAATATGCTTTTCCAGCACCTTTAACGACACGAAATGTACAGGTGAGCCAGACAATGGCTCCGTGCAGCCGTTCCCCGAATCGACGAATACATCAATCTCTATTTCTGCATCCCAAATATGAATGACGGACGATGCTCGAAGCTCTGATACGTGACGTACGGTTCTGACATCAAGCCACTTTTTCCTCATGAAATAAA of the Sporosarcina sp. FSL K6-1508 genome contains:
- a CDS encoding PRC-barrel domain-containing protein; this translates as MRFSEIQKKEVIDVTKGSFLGFVQDATIDIVNGKVESLHVGGGERNSFFDAKNKDTKRVNLTEITTIGKDIVLVGKKEAEK
- the sigE gene encoding RNA polymerase sporulation sigma factor SigE, which translates into the protein MLYKIRKWMSIITSFFKRKNGAYYIGGHESLPKPLTREEEAITIKAFMEGDMNARDRLIEKNLRLVVYIARRFDNTNTHIEDLISIGAIGLIKAIETFKIDKNIKLATYASRCIENEILMHLRKTNKTRSEISFDEPLNSDADGNELLLSDILGTDEHIIIDDVEKKIERQHMIEAIMSLEERERYIMECRFGLTGEVEMTQKEVAELLGISQSYISRLEKKIIFELRESLNQPIA
- a CDS encoding YggS family pyridoxal phosphate-dependent enzyme, which translates into the protein MADLQQRIQKIEQDIQAACDRTGRNRSEITVVAVTKEVSAVRASAVLDAQIHHLGENRPEGLFGKQEMIKSEAIWHFIGNVQSRKVKEIINRIDYLHSVDRMSLVKEIHKRADHTVDCFIQVNVSGEASKSGIAPIELDSFIEEAAVYNKVRIIGLMTMAPFTHEADEIRIVFRSLRELRDGISAKSMPHAPCTELSMGMSNDFIIAIEEGATHVRIGTALVGAESEGDI
- the sigG gene encoding RNA polymerase sporulation sigma factor SigG, which translates into the protein MVRTRVEICGIDTSELPLLTNDVMKATFIRLQSGDHAAREELVIGNLRLVLSLVQRFAYRGEQADDLFQVGCIGLLKSIDNFDLKHNVRFSTYAVPMIIGEIKRHLRDHHSIRVSRSLRDIAYKAIRAKEQFINDNQREPRISDLSEATGIPADDILFALDAIQDPMSLHEPMNGDGGDPVFMMDQIQDKTVSEERWLTYVSVKETVSTMDERQQSILSKRFYLGQTQTEIAKELGISQAQISRLEKSAVQTIREGMDHK
- a CDS encoding sigma-E processing peptidase SpoIIGA, whose amino-acid sequence is MYGELIVGVNMLFNYTILSFANKVGNVQVARGRLLFASFAGALPVVILPSSASVVIISFICMTVCAFGKAFELWKKSAIMVLIGAVFAGGLLTVIQYRINIFSSPFTVLVYAVVAYVSLYFMRKKWLDVRTVRHVSELRASSVIHIWDAEIEIDVFVDSGNGCTEPLSGSPVHFVSLKVLEKHIPEDLMKPMLAWDPLGPPSMSAFPDSYHKQIRLIRLVTVQGHSWAVGFRFNRWVLEDGNVLQPGYIVVTKNDRRYPDGAGAILHVSAMESLNGERGTAYAV